The following DNA comes from Musa acuminata AAA Group cultivar baxijiao chromosome BXJ1-4, Cavendish_Baxijiao_AAA, whole genome shotgun sequence.
AGCTTTCCCAGAACCAACCTCCCCCAGTAGACATCTATTTCTGAGGATAagctttttctttaatttataaaatataatccataaaaataaatttttaagttgAATTTATTAAGATTTTACGTTTGATAAAATCTTTAAAATATACCTTTTATTAAGATTTTACCTTTGATAAATTTTAGGCTGAATTTATTACCTTcgattatattttataaaatataatcgataaaaataaattttgaagTTGAAAATTTTTGAACcgatatatgaaaaataaattagaTGAAATTTTAAACCTTTAATCTTCGATAAATAAGTTTGATAGATCAACATCATATCAATGTTTTAacacttatatatatgtatatatatatagatgtcttCCAATATCACATCATGCTAGCTTTAAAAGTAGTGATCTCAGTCATAGAACAGATGGATGAGAAAGCTTTTGAGAAGATTCTTAGAACACAAAACATTATTCTTGTTTTTAACAGCACTAGTGGGCAGAACACTTCGTTTTATCATTTGGaacaaagaagaaacaaaaccaCTCCAAACTATAACTTGCTTCTGAGAAGTGAGTTACTAAAGATCTAATAATCAAATGATTTAATTTATCAGAAGTAAGCTACTTTATATCTTATGAttaaatgattttatttaattaaattattatgatctaatttgatgggataattgatttattaattttgttGAATCTAAATCAGTGGTGTAAGTCAATTTAAGTCTTTACCCACTAAAAAGGTAAGAAAAAGTATTGGAGATCTATCAAAGGGATAGATCTCGCATGCTTTTGGTAGTGGCACATTACGTCCTATGTCAGCTTCTTTATGGACATCTTTGCACAGCCATTATGGCCAATCACACCACAATAATATGTacctaatatttatttttttctattttaagtcaAATCGATGAAGATTAACATATATAACGTTTAACATCAATTCAACCCAACACATGTCATTATACTCTTTTGATATAAGTAGTACTTCTCTATCTTTTGATATATGCATatgaatattatattaatataagtatcatgcaagtcaatcacgtaaaTAATGACACGTGTGATTTAACATAtagtctttttttattatttaattatatatatatatatatatatatatatatatagtgatgatcATGAatttgggaatcggatcgtgataagatcatgataatgaaaccgAATCGCCTTTAAATATATACCCTAAATaaacctgatcataggttacttgagaggaacatcgagataaccaaatagactagtatgttatatacccgtccatatgatgaagacagctggtctcatagctgcttgtgtggagatactagggatacagtgtaggtactcattggagaacgaATTCACTGATTAATTCGCtcacggaatgttagatggttaatgatatctcattgtcaaacaatgattccgttGTCACAATGGTGTACTTGGTACTTATACTTAagtcactaaggatgtcctgtatgagtgctccactttttgatataggacttatatgtttggatatTCCAGATATAGCAcagctggtcatcgggagtgaccaTCCgcactcagtgtcatgagaggaatatttcatctgttcttactcagacaaatccctgatcaaagtcattcggattgagagagaaagagttatttgGGAGAATCAGATTAAaacgagattcgagtagaaaccgtatggatctgacaataccatgcccagtatacgatcattaagatattagatggataagggactatagatatacgataattaaggacagataggttcaatggattggattattctataataattcactgagctagaatgagttctaactaatatgactcacgaccagctcgatattgggcctagatgatcacacacatatagtaagtATTGCAATGAgtacagatatgagatatccatcggagtccatatcttattggatatccaataaatatGAATTATTGAATCAGATAAGATCACCAACCAGAAATATCTCCGTCCCCTCCTTCGCACTCTATAAGCACAGCAAAGTAGTACGGGTTCGTTCCAGCGCCCACATGGAAGGCGACGCCGGCGCCCCGGTCGTTGCACTGCACCCTGTAGCAGTACTGTTCCTGACAGCCTCACGTAGACATGGAAGAAAGATACCGGTGAGAGTTCTGACCTAGTGTACTGCACTTGGAGCACTCCTGCTCCACGAACCTTGTCATTGCCCCGATCGCAGTCCCACTCAGGTCGAAATGGGCGGACTCGGCAAGACAGGGACCGCCGGGACACACATCGGTGATCACGATGGTCACTGGTTTGCCGGAGCATGCAGCATTCTTAGTGCACAAGACCTAAGTACGTAACAATGTCAACGTTCTTCGAGCAAGAGATGAAGCTACATATAGGCGTATATATATACCTGATAGCATGCACCACACATCCCTTCCTCACCGAAGTACCTAACGTTCCACCATCTCAGCTTGAGATGCTCGATTAGCTTCAAACACGTATGAGACAAACAGAATTTGTCATACGGAGAGTTTAATCTTTGTTCATTTTGCgtgcaattttcttttcttggggTCAACTGCGACAAGTTGATTCCGTCAGATCCCACCGACATGTGGATCTAATTTCTACAAAATGTAATAACCAGAAATATAAAGATAGAAAATTAATCttacacaaaaataaaaataaatattaagaagGAATGTCTCCACACGGATCGTCGGTGACATGTGGTAATCGTTAGAAGTTGATGTGGAACAACTCGACATGTAGTCAAGGGGGAGAGAAGCTAACCCTTATATACCGTGGACGATCGATCCCACACTACCCAAATCGTACGGGTTAGCATCGCACAACAAAAGTTCGTACAAGTTGACTCATGCCGTCAGGAACGTACGGGTCGATCGCTTGCATGGTCACGCCGAACAAGTTTAATTTCTCGCAAGTTCATGGGCCATACAAATAATGGATCGAccaaatattttgatattaaatatAGAGAACCACAGGCAATAATAGCATTTGTGATGAAGATAGATTTTAGGCATTACTAAAtgtaattataattatttaaaatagtatATAAGTAAAGAATAAGTGACTTTCACTAATAGGaatctaaaatattaatttaaatttttagtaaATACCCATCACTAATGTCGACTTTCTAAGATAGATCTCCGACGAGATCATAGACGATATCATTCTAATCTTCTCCATGGATCCTTAATGATAAGAAAAGCACACTAATGATATCATTTATCTtcaatttaattt
Coding sequences within:
- the LOC103977687 gene encoding expansin-B18-like, which translates into the protein MSGIGNGGGEGFRGLLLRVRDGLRSGIRDGVTEEGRREGEMWGEPNELIEHLKLRWWNVRYFGEEGMCGACYQVLCTKNAACSGKPVTIVITDVCPGGPCLAESAHFDLSGTAIGAMTRFVEQECSKCSTLGQNSHRVQCNDRGAGVAFHVGAGTNPYYFAVLIECEGGDGDISGW